Proteins encoded together in one Lathyrus oleraceus cultivar Zhongwan6 chromosome 5, CAAS_Psat_ZW6_1.0, whole genome shotgun sequence window:
- the LOC127079633 gene encoding uncharacterized protein LOC127079633 gives MPTLDKYSYLVGLSVSNQIPFYGLEEDPKPLAIAKAIHLKKSKIEAHMTSKSGIQGIPSKFLIGRAHYFSGMRSVDAFEAIFALLIYGLVLFPNVDNFVDINAIKIFLLGNLVPTLLGGTYYSIYHRTSKSGGMISVAFWDLNNGLRWSQKIMSLTDTDIVWYNRVYDKVMIIDSCGDFHNVPLLGTKGGINYNPVLACRQFGYAMRGKPNNIWLSSLYLKENEDDIAFKEKISRSWYNICRKGREELGRKDCVSLEPYLQWVQARALDLKMLYPHQEPLPMTDRCPTPVFMTDNEKIHISSTHMQQDRDAWKNKYQIVEFENSKI, from the exons ATGCCTACTTTGGATAAGTATTCTTATTTGGTTGGTTTGTCTGTTTCTAATCAGATTCCATTTTATGGTTTAGAAGAAGATCCAAAGCCTCTTGCTATTGCCAAAGCTATTCATTTGAAGAAATCCAAGATTGAAGCTCATATGACTTCTAAGAGTGGTATTCAAGGGATCCCTTCCAAGTTCTTGATAGGAAGAGCTCACTATTTTTCTGGTATGAGAAGTGTCGACGCATTTGAGGCTATCTTCGCTCTACTCATTTATGGATTGGTTTTGTTCCCCAATGTTGATAACTTCGTTGACATTAATGCCATAAAGATATTCTTGCTTGGAAATCTAGTTCCAACCCTTCTTGGAGGCACTTATTATTCTATTTACCATAGGACTTCGAAGAGTGGGGGAATGATT TCTGTTGCCTTTTGGGATCTCAATAATGGATTAAGGTGGTCACAGAAAATCATGTCTCTTACCGACACTGATATTGTatggtataatcgtgtttatgataAGGTGAtgattattgatagttgtggtgatTTTCACAATGTACCCCTTCTTGGTACAAAGGGAGGCATTAACTACAACCCAGTTTTGGCGTGtcgtcagtttgggtatgctaTGAGGGGTAAACCAAACAACATTTGGTTGAGTAGTTTATATCTCAAGGAAAATGAAGATGATATAGCTTTCAAGGAGAAGATTTCTCGTTCTTGGTATAATATCTGTAGGAAGGGAAGAGAAGAATTAGGAAGGAAAGATTGTGTCTCCTTGGAACCCTATCTTCAATGGGTCCAAGCTAGAGCTCTTGATCTTAAGATGTTGTATCCTCACCAAGAGCCTTTGCCTATGACTGATAGATGTCCGACTCCTGTTTTTATGACTGATAATGAGAAAATTCATATTTCTTCGACCCATATGCAACAAGATAGAGATGCTTGGAAGAACAAGTATCAGATTGTTGAGTTCGAGAATTCAAAGATTTAA